A genome region from Candidatus Binatia bacterium includes the following:
- a CDS encoding alpha-hydroxy acid oxidase — translation MSTGAELINLFEFEAVAKERLPKEEYDYIAGGATDELSVERNRRAYESWAFRPRVLRDVSALDLSTTVLGTKVNLPVLIAPCGGHRRAHPDGEFATYRAAAACGTIMAVSANAGSSFEELAGAAAGHLWVQLYPFRDRKLTKDWLTRAKESGYEAVCVTLDSQWPPKRERNIRNKYRRTRGVNYPKPSAERANPPRPGGSAGEGADPAATWKDLEWIKSATDLPVVAKGIMTGEDVALCAEAGADAVIVSNHGGRHLDNTLATIEVLSEAVDAAKGKMEILLDGGIRRGADVVKAIALGAKAVFIGRPLFWGLAVGGEHGVARVLEILREEIEITMAKCGRPTIASIDASLVVKAPRL, via the coding sequence ATGAGTACCGGCGCGGAATTGATTAATCTTTTCGAGTTCGAGGCCGTCGCCAAAGAACGCCTGCCGAAAGAGGAATACGACTACATTGCCGGCGGCGCGACGGACGAGCTGAGCGTCGAGCGAAATCGCCGCGCGTACGAGTCGTGGGCCTTTCGCCCGCGAGTGTTGCGCGACGTTAGCGCGCTCGATCTCTCCACGACTGTGCTCGGTACCAAAGTAAACCTTCCGGTCCTCATCGCGCCCTGCGGCGGGCACAGGCGGGCCCATCCCGACGGCGAGTTCGCCACCTACCGCGCGGCGGCGGCCTGCGGGACGATCATGGCGGTCAGCGCCAACGCCGGCAGCTCCTTCGAAGAATTGGCCGGCGCCGCCGCGGGCCACCTCTGGGTGCAGCTCTATCCCTTTCGCGATCGGAAATTGACGAAGGACTGGCTCACGCGCGCGAAAGAATCAGGATACGAAGCGGTTTGCGTCACTTTGGACTCCCAGTGGCCGCCCAAGCGCGAGCGCAACATCCGCAACAAGTACCGGAGGACTCGCGGCGTCAATTACCCAAAACCAAGCGCAGAGAGAGCGAATCCGCCGCGCCCAGGAGGCAGCGCCGGCGAGGGGGCCGACCCGGCGGCCACCTGGAAGGATTTAGAGTGGATCAAATCGGCGACCGATCTGCCGGTCGTCGCCAAGGGAATCATGACGGGCGAAGACGTTGCCCTCTGCGCCGAGGCCGGCGCCGACGCCGTGATCGTCTCCAACCACGGCGGCCGCCACCTCGATAATACCTTGGCGACGATCGAGGTCCTATCAGAGGCGGTGGACGCGGCGAAGGGAAAGATGGAGATCCTGCTCGACGGCGGCATCCGGCGCGGTGCCGATGTCGTGAAGGCCATCGCCTTGGGAGCGAAGGCCGTCTTCATCGGCCGTCCGCTTTTTTGGGGTCTCGCCGTCGGCGGCGAGCACGGCGTCGCTCGCGTCCTGGAGATCCTCCGCGAGGAAATCGAGATCACCATGGCGAAGTGCGGCCGGCCGACGATCGCGAGCATCGATGCCAGCCTGGTGGTCAAAGCGCCGCGCTTGTGA